One genomic window of Elaeis guineensis isolate ETL-2024a chromosome 2, EG11, whole genome shotgun sequence includes the following:
- the LOC105034067 gene encoding adenine phosphoribosyltransferase 1 — protein sequence MSSGSSLIFHIPSSCRLPLSPPSPRIPFLRTRFISLKAMASEDGKDHRLARISSSIRVIPDFPKPGIMFQDITTLLLDHKAFRDTIDIFVERYREKNISVVAGIEARGFIFGPPIALAIGAKFVPMRKPKKLPGEVISEEYALEYGTDKMEMHVGAVQPGDRALVIDDLIATGGTLCAAVRLLERVGADVVECACVIELPELKGREKLGHRPVFVLVKG from the exons ATGTCTTCGGGGTCCTCCCTCATTTTCCACATCCCTTCTTCGTGCCGTCTTCCCCTATCTCCTCCCTCTCCTCGAATCCCTTTTCTCCGAACTCGTTTCATCTCGTTGAAGGCCATGGCGTCGGAGGACGGCAAGGACCATCGCCTGGCGAGGATCTCCTCGTCGATCCGCGTCATTCCCGACTTCCCCAAGCCCG GGATCATGTTTCAGGACATCACGACGCTGCTTCTCGATCACAAGGCGTTCAGGGACACCATTGATATATTCGTGGAGAGATACAGAGAGAAAAACATCTCGGTTGTGGCGG GTATTGAAGCAAGAGGCTTTATATTCGGTCCCCCTATTGCCTTAGCTATTGGAGCAAAGTTTGTTCCCATGAGAAAGCCAAAGAAGTTGCCTG GTGAAGTTATTTCGGAAGAGTATGCTCTGGAATATGGCACAGACAAAATGGAGATGCATGTAGGAGCTGTCCAGCCAGGAGATCGGGCACTTGTCATTGACGATCTTATTGCAACAGGAGGGACCTTATGTGCTGCAGTCAGACTTCTTG AAAGAGTTGGAGCAGATGTGGTGGAATGCGCTTGTGTTATTGAGTTGCCAGAATTAAAG